The Methanosphaera sp. genome contains a region encoding:
- a CDS encoding class I SAM-dependent DNA methyltransferase, which translates to MSEENTTFTVWDENNSVDIKKESDMIWNIANKLRGPYTSDKYKDVILPMVVIRRFECALEDTKEEVLKNKDNYPDEVLYTFSKHQFYNKSDFTLKKLLDDQENIVENFKKYINAFSPNVVDIIKNLDFEREIEKLYASNRLNEVIQKFSEVDLNPKNVDNIKMGYIFEDLIRRFSENAEAGDHYTGRDIIRLMVSLVLSEGCEDVLNEKQKIVKILDQAAGTGGMLTTAMDYILHENPDANVKLYSQEVNPESYALCLAEMLIRGQDTSNIKLQDTMISDCFEDEKMRFLFENPPFGLAWKGKKAAEGVENAVNQEAKKENGRFPAGVPNGGDMQLLFLQSSINKLADNGRAAIISNGSPLFSGTITSGNSKIRKWILENDYVESIIQLSDNMFYNTGISTYIWIISKNKSEKRRGKIQLIDASSFKKKLGNSLGNKQYEIRPEHIEKITKLYHDFEENEYSKIYDNQEFILCQYTIEQPLQRNYAITEERINKMSESNLSSFFNKNKYEELLNKELNGEKIKKEDKTKLEKFRKNESTYYAIMDSLTNNISDEIYTTSEEFEPILLDILKDIFNSKKELTNKVNQIMKGLSVRDETLPPERNKRGGVRYDTEPDSKITEIIPSTVNINEYFEKEVLPFVNENTRISAKKDSKKEGAEISFNKCFYKYQKPTSSNILLDKFLKLEKMMNEKVNKLGD; encoded by the coding sequence ATGTCTGAAGAAAATACAACATTTACAGTATGGGATGAAAATAATTCAGTAGATATTAAAAAAGAATCTGATATGATATGGAATATAGCAAATAAACTACGAGGACCATATACAAGTGATAAATATAAAGATGTTATACTACCAATGGTAGTTATTAGAAGATTTGAATGTGCACTTGAAGATACAAAAGAAGAAGTACTTAAAAATAAGGATAATTATCCAGATGAAGTGTTATATACTTTTTCAAAACATCAATTTTACAATAAAAGTGATTTTACCCTAAAAAAATTATTAGATGATCAAGAAAATATTGTTGAAAACTTTAAAAAATATATTAATGCTTTTTCACCAAATGTAGTTGATATTATTAAAAACTTAGATTTTGAAAGAGAAATAGAAAAACTTTACGCATCTAATAGATTAAATGAAGTTATACAAAAATTTAGTGAAGTTGATTTAAATCCAAAAAATGTGGATAATATAAAAATGGGTTATATTTTTGAAGATCTTATAAGAAGATTTTCAGAAAATGCAGAAGCAGGAGATCATTATACAGGAAGAGATATTATTCGTTTAATGGTTTCATTGGTACTATCTGAAGGTTGTGAAGATGTTTTAAATGAAAAACAAAAAATAGTGAAAATTCTTGATCAAGCAGCAGGAACAGGAGGAATGCTAACTACAGCAATGGATTATATTTTACATGAAAATCCTGATGCAAATGTAAAACTTTACTCACAGGAAGTAAATCCAGAATCATATGCATTATGTCTTGCTGAAATGCTAATTAGAGGACAAGACACAAGTAATATTAAACTTCAAGATACTATGATTTCTGATTGTTTTGAAGATGAGAAAATGCGATTTTTATTTGAAAATCCACCATTTGGATTAGCATGGAAAGGTAAAAAAGCAGCAGAAGGAGTGGAAAATGCAGTAAATCAAGAAGCCAAAAAAGAAAATGGACGTTTTCCTGCAGGAGTACCTAATGGGGGAGATATGCAGTTACTTTTCTTACAATCATCAATAAATAAACTAGCAGATAATGGAAGAGCAGCAATAATATCAAATGGTTCACCTTTATTTAGTGGAACAATAACCTCAGGTAATTCTAAAATAAGAAAATGGATACTTGAAAATGATTATGTAGAATCAATAATTCAATTATCAGATAATATGTTTTACAACACAGGAATTTCCACATATATTTGGATCATATCTAAAAATAAATCAGAAAAAAGAAGAGGTAAAATTCAGTTAATAGATGCATCTTCATTTAAAAAGAAATTAGGAAATTCATTAGGAAATAAACAATATGAAATAAGACCAGAACATATAGAAAAAATTACAAAGTTATATCATGATTTTGAAGAAAATGAATACTCAAAAATATATGATAATCAAGAATTTATATTATGTCAATATACAATAGAACAACCACTTCAAAGAAATTATGCAATAACTGAAGAAAGAATAAATAAAATGAGTGAATCTAATTTATCAAGTTTTTTTAATAAAAATAAATATGAAGAATTATTAAATAAAGAATTGAATGGAGAAAAAATTAAAAAAGAAGATAAAACAAAACTTGAAAAATTTAGAAAAAATGAATCTACATATTATGCAATTATGGATTCATTAACAAATAATATTTCAGATGAAATTTATACAACTTCAGAAGAATTTGAACCAATACTATTAGATATTCTTAAAGATATTTTTAATAGTAAAAAAGAACTCACAAATAAGGTAAATCAAATTATGAAAGGTCTTTCAGTTAGAGATGAAACTTTACCTCCTGAGAGGAATAAAAGAGGAGGAGTGAGATATGATACTGAACCAGATTCAAAAATTACAGAAATTATACCATCTACTGTAAATATTAATGAATATTTTGAAAAGGAAGTATTACCATTTGTAAATGAAAATACGCGAATTTCAGCTAAAAAGGATTCCAAAAAAGAAGGAGCTGAAATATCATTCAATAAGTGTTTTTACAAATATCAGAAACCAACTTCAAGTAATATTCTATTAGATAAATTTCTTAAATTAGAAAAGATGATGAATGAAAAGGTTAATAAATTAGGAGATTAA
- a CDS encoding nitroreductase family protein — protein MSVEEVIEKRYSVRGYQDRPVEDEKLEKILKAAQLAPTGVNSQAFKVYVIDTKKNREAILKSYNKEWIVQAPYVLAVVSKANDAWTRPWDIKNLNEIDATIVMDHMILQATELGLGTCYIAAFHEKAMAELLDLSDEEHPVLLTPLGYPDAQPRDAPRKELSELVEYI, from the coding sequence ATGTCAGTTGAAGAAGTAATAGAAAAAAGATATAGTGTACGAGGATACCAGGATCGCCCTGTAGAAGATGAAAAACTCGAAAAAATCCTAAAAGCAGCACAACTTGCACCAACAGGTGTAAATAGTCAAGCATTCAAAGTATATGTAATTGATACAAAGAAAAATCGTGAAGCAATACTAAAATCATACAATAAAGAATGGATAGTCCAAGCACCATATGTACTTGCAGTTGTAAGTAAAGCAAACGATGCATGGACAAGACCATGGGATATAAAAAATCTTAATGAAATAGATGCAACAATAGTAATGGATCATATGATACTACAAGCAACAGAACTAGGACTTGGAACATGCTACATTGCAGCATTCCATGAAAAAGCAATGGCAGAACTACTAGATCTTTCTGATGAAGAACATCCTGTACTTCTTACACCACTAGGATATCCAGATGCACAGCCACGTGATGCACCACGTAAAGAATTAAGTGAACTAGTTGAATATATCTAA
- a CDS encoding ZPR1 zinc finger domain-containing protein produces MQKIDEKQDNEMRSDCPVCNSENTLVVTNKTDNIPYFGNILETAVRCEKCGYQSADNICLDHHDPSRYTLKIDTQKLNSRVAKSQTATLTIPELGLKVEPGSKSQGYVSNVEGILNRFEDAVNQALLLNDGNDEIQDNALAILRNIFAVKSGDKTVDLILEDPFGNSMIDDDDAKMEILTQQEAESLETGFTIIDEDDLEDE; encoded by the coding sequence ATGCAAAAAATAGATGAAAAACAAGATAATGAAATGAGATCAGACTGTCCTGTATGTAACTCTGAAAACACACTAGTTGTAACAAACAAAACAGACAACATACCATACTTTGGAAACATACTAGAAACTGCTGTAAGATGTGAAAAATGTGGATACCAATCAGCAGACAATATATGTCTCGACCATCATGATCCTTCAAGATACACATTAAAGATAGATACTCAGAAACTAAATTCAAGAGTTGCAAAATCACAAACAGCAACACTAACAATACCAGAACTTGGACTAAAAGTAGAACCAGGATCAAAATCACAGGGATATGTATCAAATGTAGAAGGAATACTAAATAGATTTGAAGATGCAGTAAACCAGGCACTACTACTAAATGATGGAAACGATGAAATACAAGACAATGCACTGGCAATACTAAGAAACATCTTCGCTGTAAAAAGTGGAGATAAAACAGTGGACCTGATACTTGAAGATCCATTTGGAAACAGTATGATAGATGATGATGATGCAAAAATGGAAATACTAACACAACAAGAAGCAGAATCATTAGAAACAGGATTTACAATAATAGATGAAGACGACCTAGAAGATGAATAA